The following are encoded together in the Myxococcus virescens genome:
- the atpG gene encoding ATP synthase F1 subunit gamma translates to MASLRDIRKRIRSVKNTRQITKAMKMVSAAKLRKAQDGILAARPYATMLDQIIADLSARAGDESLSHPLLTARPVKRVELVLLTSDRGLAGGFNSNVIRRANRFLYENTNLESIRLSTVGRKGNDFFRNRGQNIRKDFGGLYQRLNYRAAADVAEELVASYLNGEVDAVHIVYNEFVTAISQTVKVAQLLPLQTLGTPGEAPVAGSTSLVDFKYEPDRQSVMDRLVPQAVNIKLYRALLESVASEHGARMSAMENATSNATDMIGSLTLTYNRTRQAVITKELMEIVSGAEALK, encoded by the coding sequence ATGGCGTCCCTTCGCGACATTCGCAAGCGCATCCGCTCGGTGAAGAACACGCGTCAGATCACCAAGGCGATGAAGATGGTTTCCGCCGCGAAGCTCCGCAAGGCGCAGGACGGCATCCTGGCGGCGCGTCCCTACGCGACGATGCTGGATCAAATCATCGCGGACCTGTCCGCCCGCGCGGGGGATGAGAGCCTCAGCCACCCGCTGCTCACGGCCCGCCCGGTGAAGCGCGTGGAGCTGGTGCTCCTCACGTCGGACCGTGGCCTCGCCGGCGGCTTCAACTCCAACGTCATCCGCCGCGCCAACCGGTTCCTCTACGAGAACACGAACCTGGAGAGCATCCGCCTCTCCACCGTGGGCCGGAAGGGCAACGACTTCTTCCGCAACCGCGGCCAGAACATCCGCAAGGACTTCGGCGGCCTGTACCAGCGCCTGAACTACCGCGCCGCCGCGGACGTGGCCGAGGAACTGGTGGCCAGCTACCTCAATGGCGAGGTGGACGCGGTCCACATCGTCTACAACGAGTTCGTCACCGCCATCTCCCAGACGGTGAAGGTCGCTCAGCTGCTGCCGCTGCAGACGCTGGGGACGCCGGGGGAGGCCCCGGTCGCGGGCTCCACCTCGCTGGTGGATTTCAAGTATGAGCCGGACCGTCAGTCCGTGATGGACCGCCTGGTGCCCCAGGCCGTCAACATCAAGCTCTACCGCGCCCTGCTGGAGAGCGTGGCCAGCGAGCACGGCGCCCGCATGAGCGCCATGGAGAACGCCACCTCCAACGCGACCGACATGATTGGCAGCCTGACGCTCACCTACAACCGCACGCGTCAGGCCGTCATCACCAAGGAGCTGATGGAGATCGTCTCCGGCGCCGAGGCCCTGAAGTAG
- the atpD gene encoding F0F1 ATP synthase subunit beta: MSAQVPTAGRIIQVLGPVVDVEFPPGGLPEVYTALKVTNANLSADADNLTLEVAQHLGENTVRTIAMDSTEGLGRGMPVTNTGAPIQVPVGKATLGRILNVTGEPVDEMGPVKAQEYWSIHRPPPPFTEQDVRVQMFETGIKVIDLLAPYTRGGKIGLFGGAGVGKTVLLQELIRNVAVERGGFSVFAGVGERTREGNDLYHEMQDTKVIQTDNLEASQAVLVYGQMNEPPGARARVALSALTMAEYFRDVEGRDVLLFVDNIFRFTQAGSEVSALLGRIPSAVGYQPTLATEMGGLQERITSTTKGSITSVQAIYVPADDLTDPAPATAFAHLDATTVLNRSIAELAIFPAVDPLDSTSRILDPAVIGAEHYGVARKVQGILQRYKELQDIIAILGMDELSEDDKLVVARARKIQRFLSQPFFVAKVFTGKDGRYVKLQDTIQGFKEIAEGKHDDIPEGAFYMTGGIDEVVENARKLAAS, from the coding sequence ATGAGCGCTCAAGTTCCGACGGCAGGCAGAATCATCCAGGTCCTCGGCCCCGTGGTCGACGTCGAGTTCCCGCCCGGCGGTCTCCCCGAGGTCTACACGGCCCTCAAGGTCACCAACGCGAACCTGAGCGCCGACGCCGACAACCTCACCCTCGAGGTGGCGCAGCACCTGGGTGAGAACACCGTCCGCACCATCGCCATGGACTCCACGGAGGGCCTGGGCCGCGGCATGCCCGTCACGAACACGGGCGCTCCCATCCAGGTGCCGGTGGGCAAGGCCACCCTGGGCCGCATCCTGAACGTCACCGGCGAGCCGGTGGACGAGATGGGCCCCGTGAAGGCGCAGGAGTACTGGTCCATCCACCGCCCGCCCCCGCCCTTCACGGAGCAGGACGTGCGCGTGCAGATGTTCGAGACGGGCATCAAGGTCATCGACCTGCTCGCCCCGTACACTCGCGGTGGCAAGATCGGCCTCTTCGGCGGCGCCGGCGTGGGCAAGACGGTGCTCCTGCAGGAGCTCATCCGCAACGTGGCCGTGGAGCGCGGTGGCTTCTCGGTGTTCGCCGGCGTCGGTGAGCGCACCCGCGAGGGCAACGACCTCTACCACGAAATGCAGGACACGAAGGTCATCCAGACGGACAACCTGGAGGCCAGCCAGGCCGTGCTGGTGTACGGCCAGATGAACGAGCCGCCCGGCGCCCGCGCCCGCGTGGCCCTGTCCGCGCTGACCATGGCCGAGTACTTCCGCGACGTGGAAGGCCGCGACGTGCTCCTCTTCGTGGACAACATCTTCCGCTTCACCCAGGCCGGTTCCGAGGTGTCCGCCCTCCTGGGCCGCATCCCCAGCGCCGTGGGTTACCAGCCCACGCTGGCCACGGAGATGGGCGGTCTGCAGGAGCGCATCACCTCCACCACGAAGGGTTCCATCACCTCCGTGCAGGCCATCTACGTCCCCGCCGACGACCTCACGGACCCGGCGCCCGCGACGGCCTTCGCCCACCTCGACGCGACGACGGTGCTCAACCGCTCCATCGCCGAGCTCGCCATCTTCCCCGCCGTGGACCCGCTGGACTCCACCAGCCGCATCCTGGACCCGGCCGTCATCGGCGCGGAGCACTACGGCGTGGCCCGCAAGGTCCAGGGCATCCTCCAGCGGTACAAGGAGCTGCAGGACATCATCGCCATCCTCGGCATGGACGAGCTCTCCGAGGATGACAAGCTGGTGGTGGCCCGCGCCCGCAAGATTCAGCGCTTCCTGTCGCAGCCCTTCTTCGTGGCCAAGGTCTTCACGGGCAAGGACGGCCGCTACGTGAAGCTCCAGGACACCATCCAGGGCTTCAAGGAGATCGCCGAGGGCAAGCACGACGACATCCCCGAGGGCGCCTTCTACATGACGGGCGGCATCGACGAGGTGGTCGAGAACGCGCGGAAGCTCGCGGCGAGCTAA
- a CDS encoding SPFH domain-containing protein — translation MDPAKLFELHTQTGPRYADILIAPVVRSEARKVFGRYAPEEIYSSKREQIEQEIFEEVTRSLEGKHVVVEAILVRDVTLPSAIRDAIADKLAEEQRSQKMRFTLDKERQEAERKQIEAEGIARYQDIVRKGLTEEYLRFKGIEATERLAQSQNAKVVLVGSPNSGLPLVYQPDGK, via the coding sequence GTGGACCCCGCGAAGCTCTTCGAACTGCACACCCAGACGGGGCCCAGGTACGCCGACATCCTGATCGCCCCCGTGGTCCGCTCGGAGGCCCGCAAGGTGTTCGGCCGCTACGCGCCGGAGGAGATCTACTCCTCGAAGCGCGAGCAGATTGAACAGGAGATTTTCGAGGAGGTGACGCGCTCGCTCGAAGGCAAGCACGTGGTGGTGGAGGCCATCCTGGTGCGGGACGTGACGCTGCCTTCGGCCATCCGCGACGCCATCGCCGACAAGCTGGCGGAGGAGCAGCGCAGCCAGAAGATGCGCTTCACCCTGGACAAGGAGCGCCAGGAGGCGGAGCGCAAGCAAATCGAAGCGGAGGGCATCGCCCGGTACCAGGACATCGTGCGCAAGGGGCTCACCGAGGAGTACCTGCGCTTCAAGGGCATCGAGGCCACGGAGCGGCTCGCCCAGAGCCAGAACGCCAAGGTCGTCCTGGTCGGTAGCCCGAACAGCGGGCTGCCCCTGGTCTACCAACCGGATGGGAAGTAA